In the genome of Patescibacteria group bacterium, the window ATTTGTTTATAATCTATTGTAATCTGCTGCAGTTTTTTAGGCGAATTTAAAACCCCGGGATTTTGCAAATCTCGTTCAAGTTGCGCGTGTTTGGTTTTGAGTTCTTTTAGGTCCATAAAATTTATCCGTTTATTGATTTATTGCGCTTCGCTTTTATTGGTTTATTAATAAAGTAATAAATTAATAAAAATAGTAAATCAATAAATTAAAACGCCCATAACATATCTCATTGTTTAACTTCTTACACCGCAGCGCAAACAATGACCCACGCTCTAATTATAACAAAAACCCCGCCATAATAAAAAGGCAGAGCTTTTGCTATTGAAAAAATGTTATTTACCTGTTTGTTTCCCGGGCTTATTATTAGTTTTATCTGCCCTGTCTGCAGGCGAGTTAACTGCGGTGTTAACCTTACTTGTGGTGGGCTTGTCGGATCCGTTAACCATTTTACCTGTCCCGAGTAAAGCCGGGGGATTAACCTTATCACTTTTATTAACTTTTTTCGCTCCCTTAATTTCTTTATTTCTCTGTTTTTCTGTCTCTTTATCTTTCTTTTCTGATATTGATTTCCTCTTGCTTGCCCTGGTTGCCTGTTTGATCTTTTTACCTTTACGTGTTTTTGCAGTCACGGTTTTCTTGGCCATTCGTTCTTCAAATTTTTCCACTCGCCTGGCCGTATCTAATAATTTTTGTTTGCCAGTATAAAAAGGATGGCATTTTGAACAAATTTCAACCTGGATCTCTTTTTGGGTAGAGCCTGTTTCCCAAGCATTGCCGCAAGCGCAAGCGACCTTGGCATTGGTATAATATTGTGGATGGATTTTATCTTTCATAGTGAAAATATGAAAATACAAAATTATGAAAATAGAAAATTAATTTCATGTTTTTCATAATTTCATATTCTCGTATAACAGTAGCATGGGTGGGAATTTTTGTCAAATCTTGACATTTTCTTTCAGCCAGTGTAGTATAGAATATAAGCTAATAAATCACTCATAGTCCCTGATTATTATCCCTCCTCCTTGATGAAACTTGGTTTAATAAATCAGTAAATTAATAAACCAATAAATAAATCAAGGCAAGACAATAAAACGACGGGATTAGAGGTCTACTTTATTAAAGGTAGAAATTAAGGAAATCAAACCTATGAAAATTCCAACTCTTGAGGAACTCCTCAAGGCGGGTGTGCATTTTGGACATAAAGTATCCAAGTGGCATCCGAAAATGGCGCCATACATTTATGGCAATAAAAATGGTGTTCACATAATCAATCTGGAAAAGACTGTCCAATGCCTTGAAAAAGTATTGGATTATGTTAAAAAACTTGCTACTTCCGACAAGCTTATTTTATTTGTGGGCACTAAAGAACAAGCCCGAGAGATTGTCAAAAAAGCGGCCCAAGAATGCGGCATGCCGTATATCACTACTCACTGGGTTGGCGGGATGTTTACTAATTTCAGCATTGTTTCTCAGCGCATTAAACGGTTGAAAAAACTGGAAGATGATAAAGAGGGAGGAAAGCTTAAAAAGTATACTAAAAAAGAACAAGCTGATTTTGATGAAGAGATTGCTAAGTTGAAGGAATTGTTTGGGGGGGTGAAAGATTTAGCCAAGCTGCCAGACGCCGTGTTTATTGTGGATATCAAAAGAGAAAAAACCGTTTTTCGCGAAGCCCAAAAAAAACAAATACCAGTTATTGCTATTGTGGACAGCAATGTAAATCCAGAGCAAGTAGATTATCCGATTCCATCCAATGATGATGGCATTAAAGCCTTGGATATGATTGTGGGTTTGGTGGGGGAGGCCGTGAAAGAAGGGAAGGAGGAAGGTGGTGAAAAAGAGGAGACTACTCAAGAAATTAAGAAATAAGAAATAAGAAATAAAGAAATTAATATCTAATAATATCAACAAATATCTACCAATATCACGGCTGTGCTGATATGCATGATGGAGATTTATAGATATTGATGGAAATTAATTGATATTAATTGATATTTGTTGATTATTAATAAAGTGGTTAATACAATAGTTAATGGGTTCGGCAGGCTCGCCACAGGTAGAGTTAATAATTTGTGGTAATAATTTGTGATGTTTTGTGTTTTTGTGGTTTTAATAAATTAATAAATTTAATAAAAACGAAATTATGTCCGTAGATTTAAATTTAGTCAAACAATTAAGACAACAAACTGGCGTCGGAATGATGGAGTGCAAAGAAGCCCTTGAGGAAACTAGTGGTGATTTAGATAAAGCCTTGGAAGTCTTGCGAAAAAAGGGCGCGGTTAAGGCCGCTAAAAAAGCCGACCGAGAAGCCAAAGAAGGATTAATTGAAGTGGCTGCTGCTGATGACCACAAAAAAGTCGCTTTGGTACAGGTGCAATGCGAGACCGATTTTGTGGCCAAGAACGAGGTTTTTTCCGGTTTTGTCAAGGAATTAGCCGCCAAAGCATTTGAAGGTAATGATGCCGAGCAAGAGTTTGAAAAGCAAAAAGACGAGTTAGTTTTAAAAATTGGTGAGAATCTTATTTTTAGCAAAGCTGAACTCATAGAAGGCGAATATGTTTCTTCTTATCTTCACGCTAATCACAAGTTAGCCGGTGTTGCGGCATTTAATAAAGAATTACCAGACGAATTAGCCCATGATATTGCCATGCAAGTAGCCGCTAGCGGTCCTTTGTATGTTAAGCCAGAGGATGTGCCAAAAGAAGTCCAAGAAAAAGAAAAAGAGATTTACCGAGAGCAATTAAAGGGTGAAGGCAAGCCAGCTGAGATTGTTGAAAAGATTTTGCTTGGCAAAATAAACAAGTATTACGAAGAAGTTTGCTTGCTTAAACAGCCGTTTGTTAAGGAAGATAAGAAGCGGGTTGAGCAGTTATTGCCGGAGGGGGTGGAGATCATCGGGTTTGTTCGGTATTCATTATAGGATTTACTTGGTAACTTATTGTAATAAACTCGGCTTCGCTACGGCTCGCCTCGCGTAATACGATAGTAATACAGTGGCAATCCATTAAAAAATAACAATTGTATTACAACCGTATTGCCACTGTATTACTATCGTATTACTATGAGTTACAACAAGTTGCTACGATTAACCCTTTTTCCTTAACTGAATTTTTTTATGAAAGTTGCGCAGATTAAATTTTCCCCCTGGGACAAAGCATACAGTTTTGATCCCCATGATTTAAACCTCAAGAAAGGGGACACGGTTTTAGTTAAAACAGAAATTGGCGTGGAGCTGGGCGAAGTGGTGGATATCATTGATGCCCCACCGGCCAAAACTGAAGGAGGGGCTTCCCCGGAGATTAAACCGGTTTTACGCAAAGCTAATATTGGTGATGCCAGCAAGATGAAAGAGCGGGAGGCGTGTAAAAAAGATGCTTTTGAAACTTGTAAGGATTTGATTAAAAAATATAAACTGCCAATGAAGCTTTTTGATGTCCGTTTTTCTTTTGACGGCGGTAGGATTACTTTTGCTTACATCGCGCCTGAACGGGTTGATTTCCGGGAACTGGTCAAAGATCTAACCCGCAAGTTTCAAAAATCAATCCGCATGCAGCAAGTGGGTGTGCGGGAAGAGACCAGGATTTTTTGTAACATCGGAGTGTGCGGCCGGGAAGCCTGTTGCCGTCGGTTTTTAAAAGACCTGGGCAATGTTAGTTTAGACCAGGCTTATACCCAACAAGTGGCGCATCGGGGCAGTGAAAGGATTTCTGGCGTTTGCGGCCGGCTTTTATGCTGCCTAAATTATGAACAGCCGATGTATGAAAAACTTAGCGCCGCTTTGCCCCCAATCGGCAGCTCCATAAAGACTAAACAGGGTAAAGGTAAAGTTGTTAATTGGCACATACTTAAACAGTCAGTAGAGGTGAAGCTAGAGGATGGGAATAAGACAGAAGTGAAGCTGGCAGGTGAATAGGTAAGTTAAATGTCATAGCGTGGAGGTTAAGATGGAATTTGAGTCGCCTGATATGATTCTTATTCATCTTTCTAAATAGCGTTTTAGCCCTAGTCACGTTTACTACGGCTTTTTTTATTATTTTAAAAATGTTATAATAAAATTGACATACATAAAAAATTAACCAATCGTGTTCATGCATTCGCGATTAAATTCGCGAAAAGCATTCGCGATTCATTAGCGAGGCATTATTATGATAAACATCGCCATCAACGGCTTTGGCCGCATTGGCCGCGCCGCTTTCAAGGTCGCC includes:
- the rpmE gene encoding 50S ribosomal protein L31; translated protein: MKDKIHPQYYTNAKVACACGNAWETGSTQKEIQVEICSKCHPFYTGKQKLLDTARRVEKFEERMAKKTVTAKTRKGKKIKQATRASKRKSISEKKDKETEKQRNKEIKGAKKVNKSDKVNPPALLGTGKMVNGSDKPTTSKVNTAVNSPADRADKTNNKPGKQTGK
- the rpsB gene encoding 30S ribosomal protein S2: MKIPTLEELLKAGVHFGHKVSKWHPKMAPYIYGNKNGVHIINLEKTVQCLEKVLDYVKKLATSDKLILFVGTKEQAREIVKKAAQECGMPYITTHWVGGMFTNFSIVSQRIKRLKKLEDDKEGGKLKKYTKKEQADFDEEIAKLKELFGGVKDLAKLPDAVFIVDIKREKTVFREAQKKQIPVIAIVDSNVNPEQVDYPIPSNDDGIKALDMIVGLVGEAVKEGKEEGGEKEETTQEIKK
- the tsf gene encoding translation elongation factor Ts; the encoded protein is MSVDLNLVKQLRQQTGVGMMECKEALEETSGDLDKALEVLRKKGAVKAAKKADREAKEGLIEVAAADDHKKVALVQVQCETDFVAKNEVFSGFVKELAAKAFEGNDAEQEFEKQKDELVLKIGENLIFSKAELIEGEYVSSYLHANHKLAGVAAFNKELPDELAHDIAMQVAASGPLYVKPEDVPKEVQEKEKEIYREQLKGEGKPAEIVEKILLGKINKYYEEVCLLKQPFVKEDKKRVEQLLPEGVEIIGFVRYSL
- a CDS encoding stage 0 sporulation protein; translated protein: MKVAQIKFSPWDKAYSFDPHDLNLKKGDTVLVKTEIGVELGEVVDIIDAPPAKTEGGASPEIKPVLRKANIGDASKMKEREACKKDAFETCKDLIKKYKLPMKLFDVRFSFDGGRITFAYIAPERVDFRELVKDLTRKFQKSIRMQQVGVREETRIFCNIGVCGREACCRRFLKDLGNVSLDQAYTQQVAHRGSERISGVCGRLLCCLNYEQPMYEKLSAALPPIGSSIKTKQGKGKVVNWHILKQSVEVKLEDGNKTEVKLAGE